Proteins encoded by one window of Babylonia areolata isolate BAREFJ2019XMU chromosome 8, ASM4173473v1, whole genome shotgun sequence:
- the LOC143285028 gene encoding U3 small nucleolar ribonucleoprotein IMP4-like, producing MVQDPKVMVTTSRDPSSKLKQFAKEMKLIIPNSQRINRGNYETKELMEACRANDVTDVVIVHEHRGVPDGLIVSHLPFGPTAYFTLSNVVMRHDIPGVGTMSEVFPHLIFHNFSTKLGKRVMNILKHLFPVTKDDSRRVMSFINEDDFIHFRHHTFKRVEKEMELTEVGPRFDMKLYQLIRGTLEEANMADVEWVHRPFMNTARKRKFLAE from the exons ATGGTGCAAGACCCCAAGGTCATGGTCACCACCTCCAGGGACCCGTCCAGCAAGCTGAAGCAGTTTGCGAAG GAAATGAAACTGATCATTCCCAATTCCCAGCGGATAAACAGAGGGAATTATGAAACAAAGGAACTGATGGAGGCGTGTCGTGCAAACGATGTGACAGATGTTGTCATTGTGCACGAACACCGAGGTGTTCCAG ATGGCCTGATTGTGAGTCACTTGCCCTTTGGGCCGACAGCGTACTTCACCCTGTCCAACGTGGTGATGCGGCACGACATACCCGGGGTGGGCACCATGTCTGAGGTCTTcccccacctcatcttccacaaCTTCTCCACGAAGCTGGGCAAAAGG GTGATGAACATACTGAAACACCTGTTTCCAGTCACTAAAGATGATAGCAGAAGGGTTATGTCGTTCATCAATGAGGATGACTTCATCCACTTTAG GCATCACACATTCAAACGTGTGGAAAAAGAGATGGAGTTGACGGAAGTTGGGCCACGCTTTGACATGAAAT TGTACCAGTTGATTCGTGGCACCCTGGAGGAAGCCAACATGGCTGACGTGGAGTGGGTGCACCGCCCCTTCATGAACACAGCCAGGAAGAGAAAGTTCCTGGCGGAATAA